In Erpetoichthys calabaricus chromosome 2, fErpCal1.3, whole genome shotgun sequence, a genomic segment contains:
- the fgf3 gene encoding fibroblast growth factor 3 translates to MVIIVILLLLGFLDPSKQESVPQRLPKGPKIICAKGQFCDSRLRRDAGGRGGVYEHLGGAPRRRKLYCATKYHLQIHPNGKIDGTLDKNSPYSILEITAVDVGIVAIKGLFSGRYLAMNKRGRLYASDVYNQECEFVERIHELGYNTYASRSYRTVPNSAGGKRRASAERLWYVSINGKGRPRRGFKTRRTQKSSLFLPRVLDNKDHDMVRLFHTNSKYRESILRPASRHERSRRGH, encoded by the exons ATGGTTATAATTGTGATTTTGTTGTTGCTGGGTTTCTTGGATCCCAGCAAGCAGGAATCTGTGCCTCAGCGTTTGCCTAAGGGTCCAAAGATTATTTGTGCGAAAGGGCAGTTTTGTGATTCCAGACTACGCAGAGATGCAGGGGGACGTGGTGGGGTCTACGAACACCTCGGAGGAGCACCCAGGCGCAGAAAACTCTACTGCGCTACTAAGTATCATCTGCAGATCCATCCGAACGGGAAGATCGACGGGACCCTGGATAAAAATAGCCCATATA GTATCCTAGAGATCACTGCCGTGGACGTTGGAATTGTGGCTATTAAAGGCTTATTTTCAGGTCGATATCTTGCCATGAACAAGAGAGGACGTCTTTATGCTTCG GATGTATATAATCAAGAATGTGAGTTTGTAGAAAGAATTCACGAACTGGGATATAACACGTACGCATCCCGCTCTTACCGAACTGTACCGAACTCAGCTGGAGGCAAACGAAGAGCAAGCGCTGAGAGACTGTGGTACGTGTCAATTAACGGAAAAGGGCGGCCACGGAGAGGATTCAAAACACGAAGAACTCAAAAATCATCCCTGTTTCTGCCCAGAGTCTTGGATAATAAGGACCATGATATGGTGCGGCTTTTTCACACGAACTCCAAATACAGGGAGAGCATTCTTAGGCCCGCAAGTAGACATGAAAGGAGCAGACGCGGACATTAG